A stretch of DNA from Maridesulfovibrio sp.:
GCCGGCGAAAGCCGCGGAAGGTGCTGCCAGGAGCATGAGAAGTGCAAGGGCCGGGATTTTGCGGCCAGCCATTGAAAGTTTAGTAGTCATACAGTCCTCCTTAGGGGTGTTGATTGCTTCAAGGATGTTTCAAACAAAGCATGGAATGTGCCAAAAAAATAATATATTGAAATATAAGGATTTTTTTTAAAATCTATTCAAATATCTAGTACAAAAATGTATTTTTGTACTTTTTTGTCGTATTCTGGTGAAGGTGAAATTACAAAAAGGTAAATATGACAAAAAGAAGTGTTCCGTGTGGTATTGCAAAATTACAAATCCTTTCCATTATATTAATGATGGGGAAAAAATAAATAAAGTTGTTGACACCTTTTGCACATGTCGGGTAGAAAATCCCCATGCAAACTTTCAACACCTTGGGCACCGGCCTCTCATATTTTTTCTACTTTTTTTATTTTTGGTGCTCCCACGCTTGTGGTCAGGTGGAGGTTTGCTCGTACAAAAAGTAGAACACGAACAAAGCAAACGACCTCTACGAAAGGGCCGCAGGCGAAAACTCGCCGGCGGCCCTTTTCTTTTAACGGGTCGCCAAAGGGAAGCGGATCTTGGAGAAACAGAGGCGAACTTCAGGAGAACAAAAATGCAGATTGGGAAAAGCATCAGACTGGAAAGGATTTTCAACCGTGAAACCGAACGTACAATCATCGTCCCCATGGACCACGGCATAAGCGTAGGCCCCATTGAAGGGCTGCAGGATATGCGGGAGGCAGTCGGGGACATGGTTAAAGGCGGGGCCAACGCAGTGCTTATGCACAAAGGCCTTGTCCGCTGCGGTCACCGCATGGAAGGCCGTGACGTAGGCCTCATTGTCCACCTTTCCGCTTCCACCTCCCTCTCCCCGTTTCCCAATGCCAAAACTCTCGTAGGTACAGTTGAAGACGGTATCCGCCTCGGAGCCGATGCTGTCTCAGTGCACGTAAACCTCGGTGACGAAACCGAATCCAGAATGCTTAAGGATCTCGGAGATGTTGCTTCATGCGCGCAGGGATGGGGAATACCTGTCCTGGCAATGGTTTATGCCCGCGGACCGAAAGTTAAGAGTGAATTCGATCCTGAAACAGTGGCTCACTGTGCCCGCGTAGGTGAAGAGCTCGGAGCGGATATAGTGAAAGTGCCTTACACCGGGGATATTGATTCCTTTGGAAGAGTCGTCGACGGTTGCTGTATCCCCGTTGTTATCGCCGGCGGACCCAAGCTTGATTCCACCCGCGACTTCCTGCAGATGGTCTCCGACTCCCTCAAAGCAGGCGGTTCCGGGCTTTCCGTCGGTCGCAATGTCTTCCAGCACAAGAATCGCGTGAAGCTCGTGGAAGCATTGCACAAAATTGTACATGAAGATGAAGGCGTTGACGAAGCCCTTGCATACATCGGTGAATAAGCACTCAGGAAATCATAATGAAGAAAATTATTTTTAAAGCTATCCCGTTTGATAAAAATCTCGTTACCCTCGCTCTTGAATCAGGAGTTGATGCAGTGCTGAGTGACGAGGAATATAAAAAAGATATTGAAGCACTGGGCAGGGTAACTGTTGTCACCCCGGATGAGATGCCTTGTGTGGCGGTTAACGAGAAGGCGGATGAAGAGTCCGCAGTGGAACTTTACAAAAAAGGTAAGAGTGTCTGCCTGCAGGCCGGTTGGGAGATTATCCCGGTTGAAAACATACTTGCACAGGTGGATTCCCTCGCCCTTGAAGCGGAATCTCTGGACCGGGCCAGACTGGCTGCCGGAGTACTGGAAAGGGGTGCGGATATAATCGTGGTTACTCCCGAAGGCGCAGCGGACCTTAAGCAGATTGTTGCGGAACTGAAACTCTCACAGGGTAAAATGGAACTCCAGAAAGCAAAGGTAACCTCCATCGAACCGGCAGGGCTCGGACACCGTGTCTGCGTGGACACCACCTCCATGCTTAAAAAGGGTCAGGGAATGCTGACCGGAAATTCTTCGGCATTCTCCTTTCTGGTCCACGCCGAAACCGAATCCAACCCTTATGTCGCGGCGCGTCCTTTCAGAGTAAATGCCGGAGCCGTTCATGCCTATGCCCAGATGCCCGGTGACAGGACCACCTATCTGGAAGAACTTTCTTCCGGTACCGAGGTGCTGATTGTGGATGCTCAAGGGAACACTTCCGTTGCAGTGGTCGGACGCAGCAAGGTAGAGGTTCGGCCCATGCTGTTGATAACTGCCGAAGTCGCAACTCCGAATGGACCGATCGCAGGCAAGGTCTTCCTGCAGAATGCGGAAACCATCCGCGTTGTCAGCAGTCAGGGAGAACCCGTGAGCGTGGTTACGCTTGAACCCGGAGATGAAATTCTTTGCCGTATTGATGATGCGGGTCGCCATTTCGGTATGCGCATCAAGGAAGAAATTGTAGAGGAATAGGTAAATGTCAGAGTCCAGCAATAAAAATCTAGTTGATCTCAGGGACGAAATAGATTCCCTGGATAGCGATATTCTTGAACTTCTGAACAGAAGAGCCGCCGCTTCACTTGCCGTAGGGGCAATCAAGGCCGGTTCCTCGGATCAGATATTCAAACCCTTCCGCGAGCAGGAAGTCCTGCGCGGGCTAACCGGGCGCAACCCCGGACCGCTTCCGGCAGAACATCTGGAAGCCATATATCGCGAAATAATTTCATCTTCACGCAGACTGCAGAGGCCTGAGCGGGTGGTTTATCTCGGGCCCGAAGGCACATTTTCGTATTTTGCAGGACTACAGCACATGGGACGTCAGGCCGACCTGATCCCCAAGAATAATTTCGAGGATATTTTTGTGGCGGTCTCCAAAGGAGAGGCCGATCTCGGCATTATCCCTCTTGAAAACTCCCTCAAGGGCACAGTGGGACAGAATGTCGATCTCTTCATGCGCTATCCTGTCTACATCCAGGCTGAGCTGTTTCACCGCATCAGTCACGGACTCATCAGCAAGGGCGTAGGACTGGACGGAATCAAGACAGTCTATTCCCATTCCAAGGCTCTGGAGCAGTGCACCGGGTGGCTGCGGGCCAATCTGCCGGGGGCGGAACTTGTGGCCGTGGAATCAACCGCACAGGCTGCAAAAATGGTTTCCGAAAGCGATGGCCCCATTGCCGCGCTCGGCCATGTTAAGCTCGCCAACATCTTCGGTCTGCACGTCGTTGCCGAAGCGGTGGAGGACCTGCCCGACAACTGGACGAGGTTTCTCATCATCGGCCCCAAGCCGGGCGAAGAGGGCAAAAGAGACAAGACAACCATACTGTTCACCACACCGGACAGGCCCGGAGCCCTTGTTTCCGTGCTTAACGAACTGTCTGGAAAAGATATCAACATGACCAAACTTGAATCACGTCCGTTTCTCGGAGAAAAGTGGAAGTACATGTTTTTCGTGGACCTGCAGGGAGACCTGGGAGCCGCTGAGCACGAATCCCTTATCGAGAGTCTCAAGGCACGCTGTCTGACGTTCAGGATTCTGGGCAGCTATCCTGCCGGATCGCAGAATGGAAGCAAGTTTTAATATTTTGAATTTGATGCGCTTTGCGCTTTTGATATAACCAAACAGACTTGACCAGTCAGGAAAAAATATAATGACTTCTGAGGACTGTATAATTGTAAAAGCACCTTCATCAAAGTCTCTGTCCCACAGAGCTTTGATAGCGGGAGCGCTTTCCGAGGGAACGACAGTAGTGCTTGATCCTTTGGACAGTAACGATATCAACAGGACCATGGACTGCCTGACCACTATGGGGGCGCAGTTCAGCATTGACGGTACAGCTACAACCGTAACCGGCATGCATGAAGGGCCCAGAGGCGGGGAAAAAGAGCCCGCGGTTCTTGAAATGCGTGATTCGGGAACGACCTGCCGCCTGATTACCGCACTGGCCGGAGCCGGGCGCGGACTGTTCAGAGTTCAGGGTACCCCGCGCATGCATGATCGGCCCATCGGAGCGCTGACCGGTGCACTGGAATCTCAGGGCGTAAAGGTGACTTTTTCCGATAAACCGGGATATCCTCCGGTAACCCTTGAAGCGGACGGATTTCGCGGAAAGAATATGGATATTTCCCTTGAGGAATCTAGCCAGTACCTTTCCGGCCTGCTGCTGGCCGCCCCGCTTGCCGATGAAACCACCATCATAAATGTGGTCGGAAGGAAGGCTGTTTCGTGGCCTTACGTGGCTCTTACACTCAATGTGATGGAGGATTTCAGAATAAAATTTGAAGTCCAGACCCTGCATGACGGTAAATGGAAAAAAGTTGACTGGCGCAAGGTGGAGAAGGTTGTACCCGGAGAAATCCGTTTCAAGGTGGAACCCTCCAGATTTGACCGCGAAGAATACCGGGTGGAGGGAGACTGGTCCAACGGGTCCTATTTTCTGGCAGCAGGGGCTGTCGGTAACAAACCTGTTAAAATTGAGGGGCTGTCCACAAAATCTCTTCAGGGTGACATCGCAATAATGTATATCCTCAAGGCCATGGGGGCCAAAATAGAGAGTGACGCGCATAGCGTAACTGTGTATCCTTCCAAACTCCACGGGGTGGAAGTGGACATGAGCAAGTGTCCTGATCTGGTTCCGACCGTGGCCGTTGCAGCAGCCTTTGCGGATAGTCCCACTACGATAACCAACGTGGCTCATCTGCGCATCAAGGAATGCGACCGTCTGGAAGCGAGTGCCGCTGAGGTGATGCGCGCAGGCGGAAAGGCTGAAATAACGGAAGATTCCATAACCATAATTCCTGCTCCGCTGAAAAAAGGGGAGCGTATAGTTTTTTCCACTTACGATGACCACAGGCTGGCAATGTGCACGGCTATTTTCGCACTTGCCGGTATTGAGTCCGTTCCGGAAGAACCGGGCTGCGTAGCCAAGTCCTTTCCGGGGTTCTGGGATGAGTGGGCAATAATCACCAAGGGTAACGGTTGTTGATATGGACTGCGGGTTTGATAAAATTCACAGCATAGCCGTCATCGGGTCCAGAGGGCAGATGGGCGGTTTCCTGGCACTGAAGGCGGAACGGGCCGGTTTGCTGGTGCACCGTTTCGACCAGCCTATCGATGAGTCCGAGATGGCTCGTCTGCTGCCGGGAACCGATTTCGTACTCTTGTGTGTGCCCGTTACCGTAATGGATGAAGTACTGACCAAGGTTGTGCCTCACATGAAGAAAGGAGCAGTCCTTTCCGATGTCGGTTCGGTTAAAGGGCGGCCTGTGCAGCAGATGCTCAGGGCCTATTCCGGTCCTGTTGTCGGCACCCATCCCCTTTTCGGTCCCGTTATTCCCACTGATTTCAATCCTACCGTGGCTCTTGTTGCCGAGCGCAAGGAAGATCATCCGGCACTGCTTGCGGTTAAGGATTTTTTCGAACGCCTTGATTTTGGGGCTTTCGAGTCTT
This window harbors:
- a CDS encoding 2-amino-3,7-dideoxy-D-threo-hept-6-ulosonate synthase: MQIGKSIRLERIFNRETERTIIVPMDHGISVGPIEGLQDMREAVGDMVKGGANAVLMHKGLVRCGHRMEGRDVGLIVHLSASTSLSPFPNAKTLVGTVEDGIRLGADAVSVHVNLGDETESRMLKDLGDVASCAQGWGIPVLAMVYARGPKVKSEFDPETVAHCARVGEELGADIVKVPYTGDIDSFGRVVDGCCIPVVIAGGPKLDSTRDFLQMVSDSLKAGGSGLSVGRNVFQHKNRVKLVEALHKIVHEDEGVDEALAYIGE
- the pheA gene encoding prephenate dehydratase; the protein is MSESSNKNLVDLRDEIDSLDSDILELLNRRAAASLAVGAIKAGSSDQIFKPFREQEVLRGLTGRNPGPLPAEHLEAIYREIISSSRRLQRPERVVYLGPEGTFSYFAGLQHMGRQADLIPKNNFEDIFVAVSKGEADLGIIPLENSLKGTVGQNVDLFMRYPVYIQAELFHRISHGLISKGVGLDGIKTVYSHSKALEQCTGWLRANLPGAELVAVESTAQAAKMVSESDGPIAALGHVKLANIFGLHVVAEAVEDLPDNWTRFLIIGPKPGEEGKRDKTTILFTTPDRPGALVSVLNELSGKDINMTKLESRPFLGEKWKYMFFVDLQGDLGAAEHESLIESLKARCLTFRILGSYPAGSQNGSKF
- a CDS encoding 3-dehydroquinate synthase II family protein, producing MKKIIFKAIPFDKNLVTLALESGVDAVLSDEEYKKDIEALGRVTVVTPDEMPCVAVNEKADEESAVELYKKGKSVCLQAGWEIIPVENILAQVDSLALEAESLDRARLAAGVLERGADIIVVTPEGAADLKQIVAELKLSQGKMELQKAKVTSIEPAGLGHRVCVDTTSMLKKGQGMLTGNSSAFSFLVHAETESNPYVAARPFRVNAGAVHAYAQMPGDRTTYLEELSSGTEVLIVDAQGNTSVAVVGRSKVEVRPMLLITAEVATPNGPIAGKVFLQNAETIRVVSSQGEPVSVVTLEPGDEILCRIDDAGRHFGMRIKEEIVEE
- the aroA gene encoding 3-phosphoshikimate 1-carboxyvinyltransferase; the encoded protein is MTSEDCIIVKAPSSKSLSHRALIAGALSEGTTVVLDPLDSNDINRTMDCLTTMGAQFSIDGTATTVTGMHEGPRGGEKEPAVLEMRDSGTTCRLITALAGAGRGLFRVQGTPRMHDRPIGALTGALESQGVKVTFSDKPGYPPVTLEADGFRGKNMDISLEESSQYLSGLLLAAPLADETTIINVVGRKAVSWPYVALTLNVMEDFRIKFEVQTLHDGKWKKVDWRKVEKVVPGEIRFKVEPSRFDREEYRVEGDWSNGSYFLAAGAVGNKPVKIEGLSTKSLQGDIAIMYILKAMGAKIESDAHSVTVYPSKLHGVEVDMSKCPDLVPTVAVAAAFADSPTTITNVAHLRIKECDRLEASAAEVMRAGGKAEITEDSITIIPAPLKKGERIVFSTYDDHRLAMCTAIFALAGIESVPEEPGCVAKSFPGFWDEWAIITKGNGC
- a CDS encoding prephenate dehydrogenase; the encoded protein is MDCGFDKIHSIAVIGSRGQMGGFLALKAERAGLLVHRFDQPIDESEMARLLPGTDFVLLCVPVTVMDEVLTKVVPHMKKGAVLSDVGSVKGRPVQQMLRAYSGPVVGTHPLFGPVIPTDFNPTVALVAERKEDHPALLAVKDFFERLDFGAFESSVDEHDKAMAMIQALNFSSTIAFLACSREIPNIKKFVTPSFRRRLESAQKMVTQDSDLFVTISDANQYSLEAIRLFRSFLSLAAAGDMDLLADRASWWWRENNT